AAAGAGCTTCAGGGCAAATAGCCCCGGGGGCCTTAATCTTATAGAATCAGCGGACTTTAACGCGTAAACGTGGTACTATGTACAGTAAATAAAGAGGGTGTTCAGGAGGATGAGACGGGTATGGAGTATATAAGCACAAGAGGCAAGGTAGCGGCCAGAGGCTTTATTGATACGGTTCTGATGGGGCTGGCGGATGACGGCGGGTTGATGGTGCCGGCTGAGATTCCGGTGATTTCCCCGGAGAAGCTGGAGGAATGGAGAAGCCTGAGCTTTCAGGAGCTGTTCCTTGAGATTTTCTCCTACTATACCAATGATGAAATTCCCTATGATGACTTGAAAAAAATGGTCTACACCAGCTATGGCAACTTCCGCGCTCCGGAAGTCACGCCACTGCACCGGGTGAACGATTCTCTGTACGTGCTGGAGCTGTTCCATGGGCCGACGTTTGCCTTCAAGGATGTGGCGCTGCAGTTCATGGGCGAGCTGTATTCCTATATTGCCAAGGTGCGGGGCGAAATTATCCATATTCTCGGGGCGACCTCCGGCGATACCGGTGCTGCGGCCATTCAGGGTGTGCGCGGCAAGGAAGGCATCAAGATCTGTATCCTTCATCCGCACGGCAAGGTCAGCAAGGTGCAGGAGCTGCAAATGACTACCGTAGATGACAGCAATGTGCTGAACCTGTCCGTAGAGGGCAACTTCGACGATTGCCAAAAGATTATCAAGGAGCTGTTCGCCGATCTCGACTTCAAGGGACGGTATCACCTGCGGGCAATTAACTCGATTAACTTCGTGCGCATTCTGGCGCAGACGGTCTATTATTTCCATGCTTATCTGCAGCTTCCGGGAAGCGATCAGAAGAAGGTCAATATCAGCGTGCCTTCGGGCAACTTCGGCAATATTTTCTCAGGCTTCCTGGCGCAGCGAATGGGTCTGCCGATCCACAAGCTGATCATCGCCACCAACGAGAACAACATTCTCGAACGGTTCGTGGTCACCGGCGAATACAAGCCGGGCAGCTTCACGGGCACCTACAGCCCGTCGATGGATATCCAGGTGGCGAGCAACTTCGAACGCTATCTGTATTATCTGCTGGACGAGGATGCGGAGAAGCTGTCCGGGTACATGGCAGCCTTGCAGAGCGAGGGCGCGATTACGGTGGACGGCGAGCTGCTGGCCCGGGTACAGGCAGATTTCTCCGCGCTGGGCGTAAAGAACGCACAGTGTCTGGAGATCATCAGCAAGTACCAGCAGGAATCCGGCTATCTGCTCGACCCGCATACGGCATGTGGCGTAGCCGCTTACGAGAAGTTCAGTGCGCCGGACGAGATAAGCATTGCTTATGCTACAGCGCACCCGGCCAAGTTCGATGAGGCGATTGCCTTGACCGGCATCAAGCAGGAGTTCCCGGCGCCGATCGCCGCCCTGTTCGAGCTGCCGCAGCATCAGGTCGTGGTCGATCATGATAAGGCGGAGATCGTGCGCCAGCTTGTGGCTTTTTACGGGTAAAATAGCGAGCCGGGGCCAGTCTGGCCCGTCCGCATTATGGAGACAGCCCCCGCCGGGATGAGCGGGGGCTGTTTGCTGTCGCTCGTATTGTGGGACACTGGATAGTACGTGCGCTGTCCGCAGTAGCGAATCAGATGTGAATTTGTGAGAAGGACGTTAACTAATCGCTTACTGAGGGTTTGCTGTGCCACGGTTAAGGTGCAAGGGGGATGCTGAGTTGCAGTATGTACAACTAAATCGCCTGATGTGTCGCCGAATATCTGTTTAGCTGTATTTGGTGCAATTAAAATCCTACTATAACTGGGTTCTCGCCCATTCGGGGAGATTTAGTTGTACAGACTACAGTTAGAAAATGAAATCCTTCATATTCGCTGTTTATAATTGCACAGACTACAACTATCTCCAAATGTTTGCTCTGCGCACAGTCAGTACCCAACTGCCCACTGCTATTGCGCTCTGCTCGTTGCCCACTACGCATAACCTGCCCCCACCAGTCGGGTGATTGCATTTTGTGCAGTAGAACTTCCCAAAAACACCTCTAAAATCGATTCTAATGTATTTGATACAGCAGATTTATGGGGGAAGGCCTGCTACAGGCCCAAACTCCGAATTCTGTTGTACGAAATACAGCAGAATAGCAAAAGGGGAGCTTTACACCGGATTCTATTGTACGAAGTACATTTGCAGGGTCGACTGTGGGAGATGCAAGGCTAGGTTGGAGTAGAATGGCTCGATGGGAGGAGATGCAAGGCTAGGTTGGAGTGGAATGGCTCGATGGGAGGAGATGCAAGGATAGGTTGGGAGTGGAATGGCTCGATGGGAGGAGATGCAAGGCTAGGTTGGGATTGGAACGGCTCGATGGGAGGGGATGCAAGGCTAGGTTGGAGTGGAACAGCTCTGTGGGAGTATATGCATGGCTCCATTGTGGGGGATGATTCTGCCTGAGATTAATGCATGGCCCCCAAGAGGTAACGGCTGGACGAATGGCCTCGTGGTCCGAGCGGCGTTGGCCGATTCAAGGTAAATCCTGTGCTTATCCGCAGGTGTTTTTTTTCACAAGTGAAATCTAGCGGAATTTGTCGGAAATTACGGTATATAAGTGGACATACCTATCATGGAATGAGAAAATAACAGTTATAGCTTATACTTCAAGTGGAAACGGCTTTGCCTTACTTTTAAAGGACGGTACCGTTTCGGAGAGAAATAGAAGGATAATGCATAGCGTGAAACATATAAATTCTTATATTTGGGAAAAGGACGGGATCATTCATGACTATTCGTTTCGGGGTTGTAGGAACTAACTGGATTACAGACCGCTTTATACAGGCGGGACTTGAGCATGAAGAGTTTCTGCTTACGGCCGTGTATTCCCGCACAGAGGAGAAGGGACAGGCTTTTGCCGCTAAGTATGCCGGGGCTTCGATCTATACGGATCTGGAGGCGATGGTAGCAAGCGCAGAGGTGGACGCAATCTATATCGCCAGCCCCAACTCGATGCATGCGGAGCATTCATTGATCTGTCTGAACCATGGCAAGCATGTGATCTGCGAGAAGCCGGCGGCCTCCAACAGCCGGGAGCTGAAGGCGATGATTGAAGCAGCGCGCAGCAATGATGTGCTGTTCATGGAAGCGATGAAATCCACGTTCATGCCGAATTTTGGCGTGATCCGGGATAACTTATATAAGCTGGGTCAAGTCCGGCGCTACTTCGCAGGCTATTGTCAATACTCTTCGAGGTATGATGCTTACCGCCAGGGGACGGTGCTGAACGCATTCAATCCTGAATATTCCAATGGCTCGCTGATGGATCTGGGCATCTATTGCTTATATCCGATGGTCGCGTTGTTCGGCAAGCCGGATTCGGTCAAGGCCGTTGGGCTGATGCTCGCTTCGGGAGTGGACGGGGAAGGCAGTATGGTTATGCGTTACCAGGACATGGACGCGGTGGTCATGCATTCCAAGATTGCCGATTCCTATCTGCCTGCTGAGATTCAGGGCGAGAACGGAACGATGGTCATCGACAAGATCAACCAGCCTTATCAGGTCAAAATCCACTACCGCGACGGAACCGTCGAGGAGCTTACGCTGCCTCAGGTGTTCGAGCCGATGTATTATGAGGTGCAGGAGTTCATCCATCTGCTGAAGAGCGGTCAGCGGGAGAGCGCGACCAACAGCCACGCCAATTCCCTGGCGGTGGCAGAGCTGATGGAAGAGGCGAGAGCCCAGATCGGTCTGCGTTACGCCTCGGATCTGTAGGAGCACGGGCAGTTTGGCCTTATAATATTGAAGCTGAAGCTACACTTTGGATGAAATGGGGAGCGGAACTTGAAGACGTTCAAAAAGGTATACATCGAGATCACAAGCGTCTGCAACCTGGCCTGCAGCTTCTGTCCGCCCACGGAGCGGCAGAAGAATTTCATGAAGCTGGAGACGTTCAATACCATTCTTGATGAGATCAAACCGCATAGCAATCATATCTATCTGCATGTCAAAGGCGAGCCGCTGCTGCATCCGAAGCTGGGCGAGCTGCTGGATGCCGCGCATGCCAAGGGCTTCAAGGTCAATATTACGACCAACGGCACGCTGATCCGTAAAGCAGGGCCGAAGCTGCTCGGCAAGCCGGCACTGCGGCAGATGAACTTCTCGCTGCACAGCTTCGACGGCCATGCAGGCTCGGAGAACCGTGAGGGCTATCTTACAGAGATTATCCAGTTTGTCCGGGAGATCTCTGCTCAGGGCGTCATTGTCTCGTTCCGGCTCTGGAACCTGACGGAGGACAACCGGACCAACCTGGAGAAGGAGCGTAACCGCGAGACGCTGGCTCTGCTGGAGGAGGCCTTCGGACTCGACTACAGGATTGAGGAGAAGGTGGTGCCCGGCAGCGGCGTGAAGATTGCTCCGCGCGTGTACCTGAACCAAGATCATGAATTCAGATGGCCGGCGCTGCATGAGCCGGAGGATGACGGCAAGGGCTTCTGCCATGCGCTGCGCAGCCAGGCGGCGGTCCTGGTAGACGGCACCGTTGTGCCGTGCTGTCTGGATGGCGAAGGGGTGATCAACCTCGGCAATATTCATGATCAGCCGTTCTCCGAGATTGTCGAGGGGGAACGGGCGAACAATCTGTTCTATGGCTTCTCGCGCCGGGAGGCTGTTGAGGAGCTGTGCCGTAAATGCGGCTACCGGCAGCGGTTCGGCACCTAGCTGGAGCCCTAGGCCGGAGTGGGTGTCGGTGTCGGTGCATACCGGCAAGGCAGCAGGGTGATGCTAGAGGGTAGAGAGATATATTTATAAGGCTGGATCATACGAAAAGAGGGAATAGATGCCTACTATACTTGTTGCAGACGACGATGCGAATATCCGCGAGCTTGTCTGCCTATTTCTGCGCAATGACGGATTCGATACCGCTGAAGCGGCAGACGGCCAAGAGGCGCTGGCGGTCTATGCCAGAACGCAGGTGGATCTGGTCATCCTGGATATTATGATGCCGGTGATGGACGGCTGGGCGCTGTGCAAGGAGCTTCGCAGAGCGGACCCGGAGCTGCCGCTGTTAATGCTGACGGCAAAAGCGGAGACCTGGGAGAAGGTGAAGGGATTCGATCTGGGGACCGATGATTATCTGACCAAGCCCTTCGATCCGCTGGAGCTGACGGTCCGCGTCAGGGCTTTGCTGAAGCGCTTCGGAATCGGAAAATCACATATAATCCGTATCGGAGAGGTAACGCTGGACCGGCAGACCTACAAGGTGATGAACGGGACAGAAGCGCTGTCCCTGCCGCTTAAAGAGTTCGAGCTGCTGTATAAGCTGGCCGGAACACCAGGTCAGGTCTATACCCGCGAGCAACTGATCGACCAGATCTGGGGCATTGACTACTCAGGGGATGACCGGACGATAGATGTACATATTAAGCGCCTGCGTGAACGGTTTGCGGCTTCGCCGGATTTTCGAATCGAGACTGTACGGGGGCTTGGCTACCGGCTTGAGGTTACTGAATGATCAAATCGCTCTATACCCGTGTGGTCCTGACCTATCTGATCTCCGTAATCGGGGGGACAGTGATCTCCTTCAATCTGGCGATCTGGATATACAAAGATGAATTGAACGAGAATCTGCAGGTTCAACTGATGCGCTTCGCACAAGATGTCGTACAGATCTATGATGCCTTCCCGCTGACTGAAGCCGACAAGTTCGTAAGCGGCATGAAGCAGCTTGAGACCTACCATGTGCGGATTTACGATGCGAACGGCGGGGTTAAGTCTTATGGCGGGCCTGCCGGAATGAAGCTGGAGACCGTGACCGCCGAGCAAGTGAAGCAGGTGCTGGCCGGAACCATCGTTCAGGTCAATCCGACGGGCATCTCCATCAGCCTGCTGGGGCTGAAATTAACTACGGATACGGGAAAAAAAGCGTTGTTCGTAGAGCCTGTCGGCGCCCCCTCTTCCGCCTTTGTGCTGAAATGGCTGGTGAATTTCGTGGTGTATTCGCTGTTATCCGGGAGTCTCGTGATCTTGGTGGCGGCCATGTTCGTGGTCCGGCCGATTAAGAAGCTGACCAACGCGACGCGCAGGATCGCAGCCGGGGACTTCAACGTGAAGCTGAATATCAAGCAAAAGGGAGAGCTGGGCGCCCTCGCGCGCAGCTTCGAGGAGATGACGCATGATCTGCAGCAGCTGGAGCAGATGCGCCGTGACTTCGTGTCGAATGTATCTCATGAGGTGCAGTCGCCGCTGACCTCCATCTCCGGCTATGCCCTGGCGCTGAAGCAGATGAATATTCCAGAGAGCGAGCGGGGCCGCTATATCGATATCATCATCGGGGAAGCCGAACGGATGTCCAAGATGAGCGACAGCCTGCTGAAGCTGAGTCTGCTTGAATCGCAGTCCCAGCAGCTCCGGTTCACCACCTTCAGCCTGGATGAACAGATCCGGCGCGTGATTGTTGCTCTTCAGCCGCAATGGTCGGCCCGGCGCATCAACTTCGATCTTCAGCTGACGGCTGCCACGCTGACGGCGGATTATGACCTGTTGAGCCAGGTATGGACGAACCTGCTGGGCAACAGCATTAAGTTCTCCGGGGATGGGGGAGTAATCAGTGTCCATACGAAGCAAGATAATAAAAGTGTAACCGTTCGTGTATCCGACACCGGCATCGGGGTCGCTCCCGAGGACCAGAAGCGGATCTTCGAACGCTTCTTCAAGGCGGACCGCTCCCACAGCAACAAGTATAACGGCAGCGGGATGGGGCTGGCCATCGTGAAGCAGATCGTCCTGCTTCATCAAGGAGATATCCGGGTCGAGAGTGAGCTAGGCGCAGGCACAAGCTTCATTGTAACGCTGCCGCTGAATACACCGGCAGATTAGATTATTACACCGTTCATCCTCCGTTCATATTACCGTCACGGAGAGTACATTTTCATTATATATACTATCCTTAGCACTTCATCAAGGCAGTACATCCGATTCATAGGGACAGGTGATTGTATAATGAAAAAAGCACTCAGAATCCTGCTTAAGTCTATAGCGGCATTGATGATTGTGATCGTATTGTTTTTTGCTGTAGTATTTGTGGTCAATATCATTAGCAGCAAATCGGAGCTGAAGAAGATTGAGCCGTATGGGCAGCTTGTGCCAGTCGATGGCAAGAAGATGAACGTACTTGTCCAGGGATCGGGTGAGGAGACCGTGGTGCTGCTGACAGGTTATGGCACCGGCGCTCCGGCGCTTGATTTCAAACCGCTGGTAGACGAGCTGTCTCCTTATTATAAAGTAGCCGTGGTGGAGCCGTTCGGCTATGGCTTAAGTGACCGGACAGAGAAGGAACGGACCTCAGACAATATCGTCAGTGAGATTCATGAAGCGCTGCAGCAGCTTGGAATCAAGCGTTACACGCTCATGGGGCATTCCGTTGCCGGAATCTACGGACTGGATTATGTGAACAAGTATAAGGATGAAGTGCAGGCTTTTGTAGGGATCGACAGCAGTGTGCCGACCCAAGGAGGCTTGGACGATGAAATACCGGTGGGGACGCTTAAATTCCTCGACAAATCCGGCATTGTGAGATTGTTCCAAAAGATAGGCGGCGACCCGTATGCTGGGCTTGCGTTCGACGAGCCTACCAAGCAGCAGATGAAAATAATCGCCACCAAGAACTCAAACAATGACACTGTCGTGAATGAGAGCAAGCATTTCAAGGAGAATTTCATCGCAGCCCAGGCGCTGTCCTTCCCCAAAGAGCTTCCGCTGCTGCTGTTCGTACAGTCGAATAATACCGATGTTGAGGGCTGGATGCAGCTGCATGAAGAACAGGTAAAGGATTCCGTGTACGGTAAGCTGGTGCCGCTCAAAGGCGGCCATTATCTGCATCATACGCTGTCCAAAGAGATTGCCAAGGATTACAGAGAGTTCATGGCAGGTGTGAAATGATATAATTGAACAAGAGCTCTTCGCCGCCGCAGGCTTCTATCCAGAAGCTTGCGGTTTGTTGCATTCTGCGGACTCTCTGATTCAAACCTGAAGCACATGGGCTATTGTATATAGATTGCTATTACTAGGGAGGCATGCAAATGCTGAAATCATTAAGGGCTATAGAGGCGTATCGTGAAGGAGGGGGGCCTGCCGGAGAAGGCTATCCGTGGCTGGAGTACATCGTGCAGGCAGAGCAGACGATTGTGAACCTGGAGCGGGTAGAATCGCTGCAGTCGCTTGCGCAGCAGAATCCGGTGCTGGATTATGTAGAGCGGAGCCTGCGGGTGCTGGACAGTCTGCCGCTGTCGTATTGGATCAAGGAGCTGGCCGAGGAGACGCTGATCTGGTCGGAGACGGCCAAGGGCGGGACTCT
This genomic interval from Paenibacillus sp. FSL H8-0332 contains the following:
- the thrC gene encoding threonine synthase, with the protein product MEYISTRGKVAARGFIDTVLMGLADDGGLMVPAEIPVISPEKLEEWRSLSFQELFLEIFSYYTNDEIPYDDLKKMVYTSYGNFRAPEVTPLHRVNDSLYVLELFHGPTFAFKDVALQFMGELYSYIAKVRGEIIHILGATSGDTGAAAIQGVRGKEGIKICILHPHGKVSKVQELQMTTVDDSNVLNLSVEGNFDDCQKIIKELFADLDFKGRYHLRAINSINFVRILAQTVYYFHAYLQLPGSDQKKVNISVPSGNFGNIFSGFLAQRMGLPIHKLIIATNENNILERFVVTGEYKPGSFTGTYSPSMDIQVASNFERYLYYLLDEDAEKLSGYMAALQSEGAITVDGELLARVQADFSALGVKNAQCLEIISKYQQESGYLLDPHTACGVAAYEKFSAPDEISIAYATAHPAKFDEAIALTGIKQEFPAPIAALFELPQHQVVVDHDKAEIVRQLVAFYG
- a CDS encoding Gfo/Idh/MocA family oxidoreductase, with amino-acid sequence MTIRFGVVGTNWITDRFIQAGLEHEEFLLTAVYSRTEEKGQAFAAKYAGASIYTDLEAMVASAEVDAIYIASPNSMHAEHSLICLNHGKHVICEKPAASNSRELKAMIEAARSNDVLFMEAMKSTFMPNFGVIRDNLYKLGQVRRYFAGYCQYSSRYDAYRQGTVLNAFNPEYSNGSLMDLGIYCLYPMVALFGKPDSVKAVGLMLASGVDGEGSMVMRYQDMDAVVMHSKIADSYLPAEIQGENGTMVIDKINQPYQVKIHYRDGTVEELTLPQVFEPMYYEVQEFIHLLKSGQRESATNSHANSLAVAELMEEARAQIGLRYASDL
- a CDS encoding radical SAM/SPASM domain-containing protein → MKTFKKVYIEITSVCNLACSFCPPTERQKNFMKLETFNTILDEIKPHSNHIYLHVKGEPLLHPKLGELLDAAHAKGFKVNITTNGTLIRKAGPKLLGKPALRQMNFSLHSFDGHAGSENREGYLTEIIQFVREISAQGVIVSFRLWNLTEDNRTNLEKERNRETLALLEEAFGLDYRIEEKVVPGSGVKIAPRVYLNQDHEFRWPALHEPEDDGKGFCHALRSQAAVLVDGTVVPCCLDGEGVINLGNIHDQPFSEIVEGERANNLFYGFSRREAVEELCRKCGYRQRFGT
- a CDS encoding response regulator transcription factor; protein product: MPTILVADDDANIRELVCLFLRNDGFDTAEAADGQEALAVYARTQVDLVILDIMMPVMDGWALCKELRRADPELPLLMLTAKAETWEKVKGFDLGTDDYLTKPFDPLELTVRVRALLKRFGIGKSHIIRIGEVTLDRQTYKVMNGTEALSLPLKEFELLYKLAGTPGQVYTREQLIDQIWGIDYSGDDRTIDVHIKRLRERFAASPDFRIETVRGLGYRLEVTE
- a CDS encoding HAMP domain-containing sensor histidine kinase; this encodes MIKSLYTRVVLTYLISVIGGTVISFNLAIWIYKDELNENLQVQLMRFAQDVVQIYDAFPLTEADKFVSGMKQLETYHVRIYDANGGVKSYGGPAGMKLETVTAEQVKQVLAGTIVQVNPTGISISLLGLKLTTDTGKKALFVEPVGAPSSAFVLKWLVNFVVYSLLSGSLVILVAAMFVVRPIKKLTNATRRIAAGDFNVKLNIKQKGELGALARSFEEMTHDLQQLEQMRRDFVSNVSHEVQSPLTSISGYALALKQMNIPESERGRYIDIIIGEAERMSKMSDSLLKLSLLESQSQQLRFTTFSLDEQIRRVIVALQPQWSARRINFDLQLTAATLTADYDLLSQVWTNLLGNSIKFSGDGGVISVHTKQDNKSVTVRVSDTGIGVAPEDQKRIFERFFKADRSHSNKYNGSGMGLAIVKQIVLLHQGDIRVESELGAGTSFIVTLPLNTPAD
- a CDS encoding alpha/beta hydrolase produces the protein MKKALRILLKSIAALMIVIVLFFAVVFVVNIISSKSELKKIEPYGQLVPVDGKKMNVLVQGSGEETVVLLTGYGTGAPALDFKPLVDELSPYYKVAVVEPFGYGLSDRTEKERTSDNIVSEIHEALQQLGIKRYTLMGHSVAGIYGLDYVNKYKDEVQAFVGIDSSVPTQGGLDDEIPVGTLKFLDKSGIVRLFQKIGGDPYAGLAFDEPTKQQMKIIATKNSNNDTVVNESKHFKENFIAAQALSFPKELPLLLFVQSNNTDVEGWMQLHEEQVKDSVYGKLVPLKGGHYLHHTLSKEIAKDYREFMAGVK